The DNA region TCATCACCACCAAGGTCGAACACCCCGCCGTCCTGAATCTCGCCAAACACATGGAAGGACACGGGCACAGCGTCGTATACCTCTCAGTCGACAATCAGGGCAGGCTCGATTTGGACGAGCTCAAGGATTCCATAGACGACGGGACCGCGATCGTCTCCGCGATGTGGGCGAACAACGAGACAGGCGTGATATTCCCGATCAAGGAGATATCCGGGATCTGCGCCGAGCGAAAGGTGCCTCTGCACACCGACGCAGTCCAAGCAGCAGGAAAGATCCCCTGCGATCTGAAAAACATGCCGATCGCATATCTCGCCATCTCGGGCCACAAGCTGCACGCGCCCAAGGGCGTGGGCGTGCTCTATATCAGGAGGGGCACGAAATTCTCGCCGCTCATCATGGGAGGACACCAGGAGCGCAACCGAAGGGGGGGCACTGAAAACGTGGCCTCGATCGTAGGCCTGGGGAAGGCCTGCGAGCTGGCGATGCTTCACATGAAAGAAGATTGCGAGAGGATGGCAAAGCTTCGCGACAGGCTTGAGAAAGGCCTCATCGAAAGAATTCCCAGGGTCCACATCCACGGCGACGTATCGAATCGCCTGCCCAACACCACAAACCTGGGCTTTGAATCGGTCGAGGGCGAGGCGATCCTCCTGCTGCTCAACGAGCACAACATCTGCGCCTCCTCCGGCTCCGCCTGCACCTCCGGCAGCCTCGATCCGTCGCACGTGATGCTGGCCATGGGCGTGCCGTTCGAGAGGGCGCACGGCTCGATCCGCTTCTCCCTATCCCGCTACAACACAGATGAGGACATAGAGAGCGTGCTCCTGCATATGCCCCCGATAATCAAGAGGTTGAGGGAGCTAAGTCCGGTCGCGTAACCCCTGCTTTTCCAGGGAAATCCCTTGACTTTATAGCGGGTTTTCCTATAAGTTGCGCACCTCTTGATTGAGATATATTTTTCTTTATTAAATTCAACTAGTTAGACACGCGGACGAGACATGGAACGTCAGAAGACAAAACTGGAAACCCCACAGACCGCCAAGCGCGGCTGGGTGATAGTGGACGTGAAGGACAAGGTCGTGGGCCGCGTGGCCAGCAGGATCGCGGACATCCTGAGGGGCAAACACAGGGTAACCTACACCCCTCACGTTGACACCGGCGATTTCGTCGTGGTGCTAAACGCCGCCAAGCTTCGTTTCACCGGTGCAAAGCCGAGCGAAAAGAAATATTACACCCACTCCGGCTACTTCGGCGGCATGAAGTCCATCACTGCCGAGAAGCAGCTCGAGAAGCACCCTGACCGCGTGCTCTACGATGCGGTCTGGGGCATGCTGCCCAAGAACACCCTCTCGAGGCAGCTCATCAAGAAGCTCAAGATATATCCCGGCACAGAGCATCCCCACGCATCGCAGGGGCCGACTGAAATCCAACTATAAAGAAAAGGTCATCATGAAAGAGACAGCGCAGGAAACCCAAGGCCACGCAAAGAAACGCACTGAGTTCATTGCGACCGGAAAGCGCAAGACGTCGATAGCGCGCGTGAGGCTCAGCCCGGGCGGCGGCACCATAACCGTCAACGGCAAGCCGGTGAACGAATTTTTCACGAGGATCACCCTGCAGCTTGCGGTCAATAAGCCCTTCGAGCTCACCGGCACCCAGGGCAAGTTCGACGCCGACGTCAACGTATGCGGCGGCGGGATAGCCGGCCAGGCTGGAGCCACGAGGCACGGTATCTCCAGGGCCCTCATTGACATGAACTCCGATCTCAGAAAACCGCTGAAGGTCGAGGGCCTCCTCACCCGCGATGCGCGAGAAAAGGAACGCCGCAAGGTCGGTTGCCGCAAGGCGCGCAAGCGTCCGCAGTATTCGAAGCGCTGATCGCTCAAGATGCGCACATTTGAAAACGGGATGGCTTCGGCCACCCCGTTTTTTTTTGCGAATTTTTTTCCTTCCCCTTTCGACGTTAATGAAAATAATATCCACAGGAGATCAGAACGCAAATTTCCTTAAGGTTGAAAGGTTGACAGGCAATCTGCCGCTCCATATACTCCACGGCAACTCGGATCTATTGCATGGCTCCCAAAACTAAATTCATCTTCATCACAGGCGGAGTCGTTTCAGGCCTCGGCAAAGGCATCGCATCATCGTCGATCGGTGCGATACTCGAGAGCAGAGGCCTCTCCATCACCCTTCAGAAATTCGATCCCTACATAAACGTAGACCCCGGGACGATGAGCCCCTTTCAGCACGGCGAAGTCTTCGTGACCGACGACGGCGCTGAGACCGATCTCGACCTCGGCCACTACGAGCGTTTCACCAAGGCTCGGATGGCGAAGGTGAACAACTTCACCACCGGCAAGATCTACGACTCGGTCATACAAAAGGAACGCCGCGGCGACTATCTGGGCCGCACCATACAGGTCATCCCGCACATAACCGACGAGATAAAGGCCGCCATAATGAAGGTCTCGACCGGCGTGGACCTGGTTTTGGTGGAGATCGGCGGCACGGTGGGCGACATCGAAAGCCTGCCGTTCCTCGAAGCGATCAGGCAGTTCAAGTTCGATGCGGGCCGTGAAAACGTCCTCTACGTGCACCTCACCCTGATACCGTACCTCTCCGCCTCCGGCGAGCTGAAGACCAAGCCGACGCAGCACAGCGTGCAGAAACTCCGCGAGATCGGCATCCAGCCCGACATACTGCTCTGCCGCACCGAGCAGGCACTCTCGAAGGAGATCCGCTCCAAGATCTCCCTCTTCTGCAACCTCCCTGTCGAGTGCGTCTTCGCGGCGCGCGACGCGGAGCACATCTATGAGGTGCCTCTGATGTTCCACCGCGAGGGCCTCGACGAGAAGATCGTCGAAATACTGAACATCTGGACCAAGACGCCCGACCTGTCCTCCTGGAACGACCTCGTCGACACGATCAAGAACCCCGAGTCCGAAGTGACGATCGGCATCGTCGGCAAATACGTGGACCTCACCGATTCCTACAAGAGCCTCAACGAGGCGCTGATGCACGGCGGCTATCGCACGAAGACCAGGGTCAACCTCAAATACATAGACGCCGAGGAGCTGGAGAACGAAGAGGGCCTCAAGGTCCTGGACAGCGTGGACGGCATACTCGTCCCCGGAGGCTTCGGAGAGCGCGGCGTGGAGGGAAAGATAGAAGCCATCAGATACGCCCGCGAAAAGAAGATCCCGTTCTACGGCATATGCCTCGGCATGCAGCTCGCGGTCGTGGAATTCGCGCGGCACGTCTGCGGGCTCGCGAAGGCGAACAGCCTCGAATTCGATCCCAACACCTCCGACCCCGTCATCAGCCTGATGGAGGAGCAGAAGGCGGTGCACAGCATGGGCGGCACGATGAGGCTCGGCGCATACGACTGCATGCTCGAGAAGAGCTCGAAGTCGCACTCCGCATACGAAGATCGCGAGATAAGCGAACGCCACCGCCATCGCTACGAGTTCAATTCCGACTACTCCGAGAAGCTCACCCAGAACGGACTGCGGATAGTCGGCACGGACAAGAAGACAGGCCTCGTCGAGATCGTCGAGCTCGACTCGCATCCGTGGTTCGTCGGCTGCCAATTCCATCCCGAATTCAAATCAAGGCCCATGACTCCCCATCCCCTGTTCGTAAGCTTCATAGAGGCATCCGCAGCCATGGCGAAGCGCAGAAAATGGGAGATGCAGAAAGACGCCGCCGCACCGGTGAGAGCGGAGGCTGACCAAGACGGCGCCAAGAAAAAATCGGCTTCAAACTCTTGACAATTCCTTTTTCTCAGTTCTCTTCGCTATCGATATTCAATCCTCAAAGATATCTGCACGTTAACTCCGCCTGCGGATGATTGACTTTTCGGCTATCGGGCCTTATCATATTCTCAAGAACGTAATCGTTCACAAACACAGTGCAGGACGTCATCAGCGCCGCTCACGAAAACGGCATCGGTTATGGCCCTAGAGCTCAAACAAAGTGTAAAACTTACCCAGCAACTCGTGGTAACCCCGCAGCTTCAGCAGGCCATCAAACTGCTTCAGCTTTCCCGTATGGAGCTTGCGGAACTCGTCCAGACTGAAATGTTGGAAAACCCCGTCCTCGAAGATCTGGATTCCGCGCAGACCGAGCCGGACGCCGAAGAGCAGTCTCCTGCAGAAAAACACGAGCAGGCGAAAGACGAGGACCACGGTCACGATCATTCCGTCGACGAGGTCGGCAACACCGACGGAACGATGAAGGAACCCGCGGACTTCGACTGGGAAAACTACCTAGAGACGTACAACGCGCCCGGCTACAATATCGAGCGCGAGTCCAGGGGCGAGGAAACTACCACCTTCGAAAACGTGCTCAAACAGACCGAATCCCTGCAGGACCACCTCATCTGGCAGCTCCACCTCTCCAACATGCCGCCGGACGAATTGAAGATAGCCACCGAGATTGTCGGCAACATCAACGACGACGGATATCTGCAGTCCAGCGTGGCGGAGATCGCCCAAAAGGCGCAGTGCCGGCCGGAGGATGTCGAGGCGGCGCTCTCCAAAGTCCAGCAGCTGGACCCGAGCGGCGTCGCTGCGAGAGACATCCGGGAATGCCTGCTTTTGCAGGTGAAGCAGATCGGCGACGAGGCCGGCGTCGTCACCCGCCTGATCGAAGACCACATGGACGATCTCGAGAAGCACAATTACCAGGCCATCGCCAAGAAACTGGACGTCACGCTGGATCAGGTGAAGGCGGCGGCGCACCTGATATCGAACCTCGAGCCCAAACCGGGCCGCCCGTTTGGAGGGGAATCTCCGCAGTACATCACGCCGGACGTCTATGTGAGCAAGGTCGGCGAGAATTACGTCGTCACCCTCAACGAGGACGGCCTGCCGAAGCTCAGGGTCAGCGACTTTTACCGCAGGGCGTTGATGCGAGGTTCCGACGTCGGCGATAAGACCAAGGAGTACATTCAGGGCCGCATGCGCGCGGCCGCATGGCTCATAAAGAGCATCCACCAGAGGCAGCAGACCCTCTTCAAGGTCGCGTCCAGCATAGTCAAATATCAGCGCGAGTTCTTCGACGAGGGATTCATGCAGCTCAAGCCCCTTGTGCTCAAGGACGTCGCGGACGACATCGAGATGCACGAGTCGACCATAAGCCGCGTCACCACGAACAAGTTCATGCACACGCCGCGCGGCATCTTCGAACTCAAGTTCTTCTTCAACAGCGGGATCAACCAGCTCGAGGGAGGCGGCGTCGCATCAGAGGCGGTGAAGCTCATGGTGAAGAAGGTCATCGGAGACGAGGACCCCAAAAGCCCGTTGTCGGACCAGGACATCGCCGAGAAGCTCAAGGCCCTCAACGTGGACATTGCCAGGCGCACGGTCGCAAAGTACAGAGAGAACCTGGGGATACTCCCCTCCTCCAGAAGAAAAAGGACGGAATGACAACCTTGCGAAAGGGAATATTATGATCAACGAGATAGAGACCACATTCACCTTCAGGAACACGGAAGCCACTGATGCGCTCAAGTCGCACGCGCTGGACAAGCTCGACAGGCTCAACAAGTTCCTCGTGAAACCCGCGGCCGCCCACTTCATCTTCAAAGTCGAAGGCGCGCGCCACGTCGCGGAGATCACCCTCCACGTCAAAGGCAACCGCTTCGTCGGCGTCGATACGTCAAACGATATGTACACATCCATCGACGGGGCCGTGGACAAGATCAGAAAGCAGATCAGCCGCGACAGAGAGAAAATAAAGGACCATAAACCCTGATTCCAAAGGCCTCTGCAGCGCCCATTTTCAGGCTTGCTTTTTAATCCCCCTTGCGATAGAGGCTATCAATCTAAATTATTGATTTTAAAAGGCAAAGCGATATGCGCCTAATCGATATACTGAGGCCCGAGCTGGTCTGGCCCAACCTATCAGCCAAGACAAAACCCGAAGTCATCGGGGAGCTGGCGGAGAAAATCGCCTCTGTCGAGAGCGGCCTCTCCGCGGACCGTGTCGCCGAAATACTCATGGAGCGCGAACGGCTCGGGAGCACCGGCATCCAGGACGGCATCGCAATACCGCACGGCAAGGTCCCGGGCATCGAGAAAATCATAATCGCATTCGGGCTGTCGCGTGAAGGCATCGATTTCGACGCTCACGACGGGAAGCCCACGCACATCTTCTTCGTGCTCCTGGCCCCGGAGTCAGCCGCCGGTCAGCATCTCAAGGCCCTGGCAAGGCTCTCCAGACTCTTGAAGGACGCCGACTTCCGCGACAAGCTCATAAAGGCCACCGACGCCGGCGATATTTACAAGGCCATATCCGCGGAAGACGAGAGGTTCTGATGCTCAACATCCCGGTCATAAAGCTCATCAAGGAGACCGAACACAGGCTCCACATCGAGCTCCTCACCGGACAGCAGGGCCTCGACAAGAAGATAGCCATCCCCTGCATACAGAAACCAGGGCTCGCCCTCACCGGCGACGTCTCCAACCTCCATCCGGGACGCATTCAGGTCCTGGGCAAGACCGAGATCAACTACATAAGCTCGCTCGATGCGACGAAACAGCGCGAAGTAATGGAAGCGATCGGCTCCGTGGATATCGCCTGCATCGTGCTCACAAGAAACTCCGAACCGCCCAAGGCTATGTTGAAGATGTGTCAGGAGCGGAACATCCCGCTCATGAAGACCAAGCTCGTCACCTCTA from bacterium includes:
- a CDS encoding PTS sugar transporter subunit IIA; translated protein: MRLIDILRPELVWPNLSAKTKPEVIGELAEKIASVESGLSADRVAEILMERERLGSTGIQDGIAIPHGKVPGIEKIIIAFGLSREGIDFDAHDGKPTHIFFVLLAPESAAGQHLKALARLSRLLKDADFRDKLIKATDAGDIYKAISAEDERF
- the rplM gene encoding 50S ribosomal protein L13, with product MERQKTKLETPQTAKRGWVIVDVKDKVVGRVASRIADILRGKHRVTYTPHVDTGDFVVVLNAAKLRFTGAKPSEKKYYTHSGYFGGMKSITAEKQLEKHPDRVLYDAVWGMLPKNTLSRQLIKKLKIYPGTEHPHASQGPTEIQL
- a CDS encoding CTP synthase, with protein sequence MAPKTKFIFITGGVVSGLGKGIASSSIGAILESRGLSITLQKFDPYINVDPGTMSPFQHGEVFVTDDGAETDLDLGHYERFTKARMAKVNNFTTGKIYDSVIQKERRGDYLGRTIQVIPHITDEIKAAIMKVSTGVDLVLVEIGGTVGDIESLPFLEAIRQFKFDAGRENVLYVHLTLIPYLSASGELKTKPTQHSVQKLREIGIQPDILLCRTEQALSKEIRSKISLFCNLPVECVFAARDAEHIYEVPLMFHREGLDEKIVEILNIWTKTPDLSSWNDLVDTIKNPESEVTIGIVGKYVDLTDSYKSLNEALMHGGYRTKTRVNLKYIDAEELENEEGLKVLDSVDGILVPGGFGERGVEGKIEAIRYAREKKIPFYGICLGMQLAVVEFARHVCGLAKANSLEFDPNTSDPVISLMEEQKAVHSMGGTMRLGAYDCMLEKSSKSHSAYEDREISERHRHRYEFNSDYSEKLTQNGLRIVGTDKKTGLVEIVELDSHPWFVGCQFHPEFKSRPMTPHPLFVSFIEASAAMAKRRKWEMQKDAAAPVRAEADQDGAKKKSASNS
- the rpoN gene encoding RNA polymerase factor sigma-54, whose translation is MALELKQSVKLTQQLVVTPQLQQAIKLLQLSRMELAELVQTEMLENPVLEDLDSAQTEPDAEEQSPAEKHEQAKDEDHGHDHSVDEVGNTDGTMKEPADFDWENYLETYNAPGYNIERESRGEETTTFENVLKQTESLQDHLIWQLHLSNMPPDELKIATEIVGNINDDGYLQSSVAEIAQKAQCRPEDVEAALSKVQQLDPSGVAARDIRECLLLQVKQIGDEAGVVTRLIEDHMDDLEKHNYQAIAKKLDVTLDQVKAAAHLISNLEPKPGRPFGGESPQYITPDVYVSKVGENYVVTLNEDGLPKLRVSDFYRRALMRGSDVGDKTKEYIQGRMRAAAWLIKSIHQRQQTLFKVASSIVKYQREFFDEGFMQLKPLVLKDVADDIEMHESTISRVTTNKFMHTPRGIFELKFFFNSGINQLEGGGVASEAVKLMVKKVIGDEDPKSPLSDQDIAEKLKALNVDIARRTVAKYRENLGILPSSRRKRTE
- the nifS gene encoding cysteine desulfurase NifS, giving the protein MKTVYLDNNATTRVAPEVIDAMLPFLTEMWGNPSSMHTFGGQVARHIERAREHVAQLLGAANPDEIVFTSGGTESDNAAILSALAASPEKKRIITTKVEHPAVLNLAKHMEGHGHSVVYLSVDNQGRLDLDELKDSIDDGTAIVSAMWANNETGVIFPIKEISGICAERKVPLHTDAVQAAGKIPCDLKNMPIAYLAISGHKLHAPKGVGVLYIRRGTKFSPLIMGGHQERNRRGGTENVASIVGLGKACELAMLHMKEDCERMAKLRDRLEKGLIERIPRVHIHGDVSNRLPNTTNLGFESVEGEAILLLLNEHNICASSGSACTSGSLDPSHVMLAMGVPFERAHGSIRFSLSRYNTDEDIESVLLHMPPIIKRLRELSPVA
- the raiA gene encoding ribosome-associated translation inhibitor RaiA, whose amino-acid sequence is MINEIETTFTFRNTEATDALKSHALDKLDRLNKFLVKPAAAHFIFKVEGARHVAEITLHVKGNRFVGVDTSNDMYTSIDGAVDKIRKQISRDREKIKDHKP
- the rpsI gene encoding 30S ribosomal protein S9 codes for the protein MKETAQETQGHAKKRTEFIATGKRKTSIARVRLSPGGGTITVNGKPVNEFFTRITLQLAVNKPFELTGTQGKFDADVNVCGGGIAGQAGATRHGISRALIDMNSDLRKPLKVEGLLTRDAREKERRKVGCRKARKRPQYSKR